Part of the Lebetimonas natsushimae genome is shown below.
CTGCTATCTTTTTAATAATATTATTAATTTCGTCAGCTTTTGTTTTTATTTCATCGTTTATACTTTTTTGAATGTCTGTTACTGAATTTCTGACTTCTTTTATAGAATCAACTAAAATTTTTGTTTTTGAAGCCAAATCGACTTTTACACTTGAATCATTCGGATTTGAAGCCAAGTTTTGCCATGCATCAAAAAAATCTTTTAAATTTTTATAAATTCCGTTATCTGTCGTATCAGGAAAATATGTTGAAATTTCCTGTAAATACTGCTCCTGTGTGGATAAATTTTGCAAATTTGAAGAAGCATCTGTATATCTGTTGAATAAAAATATATCTTTAATTCTTACAATGCTTTGAATTTTCACTCCAAGTCCTATATCACCTGGAGTGGTGCTGACACTTCCTAAAGCTGATATCTGTGCCCTCTGTCGGGTATAAGATTTATTTGAGGCATTTGCAATATTGTTTGATGTTACATCAATTGCTTTTTGATGAACATTAAGCCCTGTCTGGGCGATATTAAAAGCAGAAGATATTCCCATATTAACCCTTTAAACTTAAATTAGAATTGGAAAAATTTTCATTACTGTAAGTTATAGGTTTTTCGTTTTTCAGCTCTTTTATTAAAGCATTATAAAAATTGGCAACACTGAGGGCTAATTTTGAAAATTTTTTATGAAGGGTATAAAATTCGTTTAGTTTTTCCCTGAAAGTGTCAAATAAAATCTCTTCATCGGCAGAAAAAATTTCTTCGACAGGTTTGTTTCTGCTAACCAGTATTGAATCGATTTCACTCTTTAAAGAAGAAAATTTTTTTGCTAATATCTCTTTTTCATCCGTATGGGAAAAAACAGTTTCATGGTCTGCACTTTTTATGGCATATATATCTTCAGTTGTTATTGATATTAATTTATCTAAAATATCGTTAATTTGATTTAATTTTTCTATAAGCATAACCCTTCCTTTTTTAGGAAGGGAGAAGAGATTAAAGAAGGGTTTTGGCTAAAGCTTTTGCAGTTTTATCTAAGTCTATTTTATATGTCCCAGATTCTATCTGTTTCTTAATCTCTTCTACCCTTCCAGATTTTTCAGTGTTTTGTGTTTTTTTAATATTTTTTTTATCCGGTTGGGTAGATACTAGATTTGTCTGGTTTAATCCAATTCTTGATATCATTTATAAACCTTTTTTATTGATATTCTACCCAACCATATCGGCAAATTTCAAATTTTCTAAATACTTTTTTTAAGATAATTAAATAAAAGTTCAGAATATCCGAAATTGCCGCTTATCTGTTTTGAAATTTGTTCTATCTGCATGGATTTATAAATTTTTTCTCCGGGAGTTTCTGGAAAAAGTTTTGATTCTTCCTTTAGAGCTTTTTTTAAGAAAAAATTTAATATTTCACTTTCGAATGCATCACAGTTTTGTTTTAATTTTTTTAGATTTTTTTCTTTTAAATTTATTTTATGATGAATTCCTATACTAATATCATAATTGCTCATTTTCCTGCTCCTTAATTAATAATCAGTTTAGCATTTATGGCATTACTAGCTTTTAAATTTTCTAAAATAGCTATAATGTCCTGAGGTGAGGCATTAAATTTTTGAAACATCTGTGTTAAATTTAAAATAGTTGTCTCTTTTTTAATTTTTATAACAAAATCGCCGTATGTTATTACTGTCGGTTTTACAGTTATATCACTTCCAGCAACAACTGTTCCTGTTCTTTCATCTATCACTATCACATCTGGCATTTGTGTGGAAATTTTAGTATTTTCAACTTCTGCCAAAAATTCAGGCATAGATAAATTTTTCGGTTTTTTTAATTTTATGGTTCTAGGATCTACAGCGACCGCAACCTTTTCTTTAAATTTTTTATTTAAAGCATTTTGAATATTTATTGCAAGATCAAAATCGCTTCTTTTAAGTGAAAGTGTTGCATAGTTTTGATGATATAAATCCCAAACAACAGCTCTCTCAACTGTAGCACCGTTTGGAATTTTTACGGTTGTAGTAAAGTGTTTTTGTTTAAGGCCCCCTTTTAAATTAAATCCGCCCATACTTACAGGCCCCTGGGCAAGGGCATAAATTTTTCCGTTTACACCTTTTAGTGGAGTTATAAGCAATACTCCGCCTTCCAGTGAGGTCGCATCACCGATTGATGAAATAGTTACATCAATTTTATCCCCTTCCCTTGCAAAGGGTGGAAGTGTGGCGGTTACCATTACAGCGGCTACATTTTTAGATTTTATGTCTTTTGGGTCAAGTTTTACATTTACGTTTTTAAGAAGGTTTGAGAGTGTCTGGTTTGTAAATTTTGATGATGTTGAATCCCCTGTGCCGTTAAGCCCCACTACTAATCCGTAACCGATTAACTGGTTGTCTCTTACACCTATAATTGATGATACATTTTTTATTTTGTCGGCAAAAAGATTGGTTGAAATAAAAATATAAAATATTGCAAAAAAAGCTAAAGTCAAAGCTCTTTCAAAACCATCAATTTTTGTCATTTACTGCCTTTTTATAATAGGCAGCAAAAAGCATTCCAATTTAATTGAAAAATGGATAATGAAAAATGTAAAATGGAAAATAAAAAATATAGAAGAGATGATGTTTTAATTATCCGTTATCAATTATCCATTTTATATTAATTATATGTATCTGACTATCAAAACGCCATCTTTTTCATAAAAATCATATACATTTT
Proteins encoded:
- a CDS encoding rod-binding protein, translated to MSNYDISIGIHHKINLKEKNLKKLKQNCDAFESEILNFFLKKALKEESKLFPETPGEKIYKSMQIEQISKQISGNFGYSELLFNYLKKSI
- a CDS encoding flagellar biosynthesis anti-sigma factor FlgM, with translation MISRIGLNQTNLVSTQPDKKNIKKTQNTEKSGRVEEIKKQIESGTYKIDLDKTAKALAKTLL
- a CDS encoding flagellar basal body P-ring protein FlgI translates to MTKIDGFERALTLAFFAIFYIFISTNLFADKIKNVSSIIGVRDNQLIGYGLVVGLNGTGDSTSSKFTNQTLSNLLKNVNVKLDPKDIKSKNVAAVMVTATLPPFAREGDKIDVTISSIGDATSLEGGVLLITPLKGVNGKIYALAQGPVSMGGFNLKGGLKQKHFTTTVKIPNGATVERAVVWDLYHQNYATLSLKRSDFDLAINIQNALNKKFKEKVAVAVDPRTIKLKKPKNLSMPEFLAEVENTKISTQMPDVIVIDERTGTVVAGSDITVKPTVITYGDFVIKIKKETTILNLTQMFQKFNASPQDIIAILENLKASNAINAKLIIN